The DNA window ACCAACACTGCTAAGATAGAATAAAAGGGCAGCTGCATCCAGTACCAGGAAACGCTTAATTTAGGATGTACCGAAGGTCTCAGATCATACCTGAAGGAGATAAATAGACTTTAGTTGCTTTATGATGTTCTGTGCATTCATTTCGGCTGTAACAGACCCATGGTGTGGCAGGCTCAACCATGGTGAGTGAAATCCACTGCTGAATAAGCTTTCTCTTATGGATACGAGATCCTTTAGGGAAGACCGAGCAATACGCAAAACATAATCTCAGACCATGAGGTATATTATAGAACATTAGCTTGAATGGAGCAAACAACGTTAACTCCTTGCTTAGTGTAGTAGCATAATCCTCCTCTAATTTCCACAAGTCTTTGTCCCTAGCATTTTCCCAAACGGCCCGCTGATCCCATCCACCAGTACGTACAACAGAACCAAGGAAATCAGCAACAAGAGGTATGCCTTGACACCTTGAGATAATTTCCTTTCTGTACCTAGGGAACAGTGAATTGCGACCGCGCAATGCACTCACAAAGATATCTGAGCAATGATCACCTTCAATCATAGGAGCCAATCTGTACAATGGAAGAGTTGACATGTGTTGAGCAATTTGTTCATTGTGCGTGGTCACTATGATTACGCTTTCTGTCTCCGCATTACAACTTGTGAACATTTGTTTCAGTGAGTGCACATCGATCATCATCTGCGCCCCACAAGCCATCTAGTACGATGAGACATCTTTCTCTTTTCAGTATCTCATGAACCTTAGTTGTAATCTCCTGCATTGTGTTATCAGCATTCGGTCTTTCCTCACCCGACAAAAGACCCTGTGAAACTACTTGTCTCCCAATTCTTTTGATGTCAACTCTGGAACAAGACTTGTGTACGTAAACCCAAATTCTGCGAGTGAATCTGCTCCCACTATCCAGGTGGTTGAATACTAACCGTGCAAGACATGTCTTCCCAACACCTACAGGCCCAACCATAGCAATAATGGAAAGTCGTTTTGCATGTTCCTTTATGGTGTCCACAATAGCTTCCAGGTCGTTCACCCTACCGATTACTGGATCAGGGCCATCATACGAGGTGGTCTCTTTCTCAGGAAACTTCCTTGCCTCTGAACCAATACCAGTAGGTCCTGTACCATATCGCTCATTTAACTTGATGGCTGAATTCAGCTTCTTTGTCTCCGATATCATCCTTTTGACTGTCCAAACTCTAGCCGCAACCGGATTCGAATATGAACAGTGTAATGATGCCTGCAGTATTGTTTTGTTAAATAAGTCCAGCTGCAGGGGCGAAGCCAGACCGGAAGAGCGTCGGGGTCTTATGTATTACCCGACGGGGTCATAATGGACCATTATCAACTAGCTACAGTAGTTTACCACTGATTTTTTCAAAATCCGTCGGGGTCGGCGGACCCCAATGGCAAGGCACAGCTCCGCCCCTGTCCAGCTGGACAAGTCAAAATAGTTGTAGATATGTGGAATTCACTCTATCTATTGAGAAATTGAGAGAATTATAGCAATTTCTCGGCTATTTACCGTTATTTTCAGGTTTAGTTTGTTGGGCGTTGATTTGTGAAACTGAGAGATTCAGTGAGGCGTCTGATAACAAGAATGATTAGAAAAATGGAAGCAGCAGATATCGGAGACAAAGGACTTGAGATGTATTTCTTCCTGGAAGCTGCTAACTAGTAGGGAACATTATTCTGATCTGATGCAGAGAAATGAAAATGGCCAGAAAAAAAAATGGCATCTAAGTAATATCCTTGTTAGTTCCAGCCGCAAGGTAATTAAGAACTAAAGCAGAAGTCTTACCTTGTGGGCACAGGTGTTCTCATGGTAGAGCTCTTCGGAGGAGACAAACTCATCAATGGTGTCTTCGATCTCAAAAGCCAGCTGCTTGGCATCTCGATGCCAACTCTGCGCCAGCACGGTCTGCGCTTCGTCAGCAACCTCGATGCCAAATAACCACTTGTCTTTTTCCTTAAGCTGGCTTTCAAGGCAGAGGAGCTTCTCTAAATCTCTTAGGTCATCTCTGAAGCTGCAGAATAGGCTGCAACAATACACCTTCAAGGGAGAAAGACTGCAGCCAGCCATCCTATCAAAAGCTTTCTCAAAATCCAACTTCAGGACTATAATTTCCTTTTTGCTTTGGTGGCAGAGATGAAGGTACTCAAGAGACCAAGCCAGGCAATCTTGGATTGTCCTTGATTTAATAAAACCATATTGAATTTTGTGTATCAGCAACTGAATCACTCTTTGCAGTCTATTGGCTAAGAGTTTTGTGATTAATTCCATTGAGCAGTTCAAGAGTGAAATTGGTCGAAAATCACCTACTGTACAGAGGTTGTCTATCTTGGGCAGGAGAGTGATGTAGGAACCATTTATACTTTGCAGGCAAACGTCACCTTTCTGAAAGTCATCACAGAGTTTATAGAAATCTGGTGCTATGATAGGCCAACATTTTTCTAATAGTCATTATTGAAGCCATCTGGCCCTGGAGTCTTGTCTGAGGCCAAACTTTTAACCACATTGTCAATTTCTTCATGTGTGAAAGGGGTCTCTAGGACACCTAGATCCTGGGAGGCTTGAATAAGTTCCTCGAGGTTTGCAGGCATGACCACTGGATTAGTTGCACCCAACCTTTCCTTGTAAGCTTCCCACAAAATTTCTGCTTTGGTGATGTGACTGTAAGCTTCTTTGCCATCCACAGTTTTTAGCATAGTAATCATCTTTTTCCTATATCTAATGGTAGCAGTTGCGTGAAAGAATTGTACTAGCATCTCCAAATTTGACCCATCTAATGGTGCCTCTCTACTTCCAATACACTTTTTATTGATGCAACAAAGATAGCAACTTTTCACTCAGAAGATCTTTGAAATTCCATTCCTCAACAGTGAGATCTCTGTGTTCTTCCAAGATTTCCATCAGAGACAAAACTGCCTTAACATTGGTAATATTGGCCATGAGACCGGAAATGTGTTTTTGCCATGCCTTTAACACTCTTCTCAAATTCTTGAATTTAGCCATTAGGTTCTTTGCTGAATCCGTTTGGAAAGTTGGTAATTACCATCCATGATTTACCACTTGCATGAATTGATCATGTTCCATCCAGTAGTTCTCAAAACGAAAAATATTTCCTCTTGGGATTTCTGTTTCAACTTGAAGGAGACAAGGAGTATCATCTGAGACTTCTGACACTAGAGTTGAGGCCGTTGTATTTGGATAAGTTAGTGTCCAACTTACAGAGGTGAAGAACCAGTCAAGACGTTCTAACAAAGGTGGATGCTGTTTATTGGACCACGAAGAGGTACCTCAATTATCCCTAGCGCACTGATGGCCTCATTAAAAAGCATCATTTCTCATAAATCACCGCCTGGCCTGTTTCTATCATCCAGTGTCCTCATTAAGTTAAAATCTCCAACTATAATCCAATCCTGGTCATCTAGCATTTGTATATCTTTGAACCATTCACAGAAGTCTCTCTTTCCCTCCGGGGTACAGGGTGCATAGATATTTGCCATTATGCAAGGACTTGAATTCCAGCGACATAGGAAACTCATTCTGAAAGACTAGAGTCCCTTCAAAGAAGTTTCCTTTCCAAGCTACTAACATTCCTGCTGAGGCTCCAACCGAAGGTACAAAAGAGAAGTTAGTAAAGgagttgggacaaatgtttTTCGGAAACTAAAGATCAAAAGAGGTTTTCTTTGTTTCTTGTAGGCAAATGATATCACATCCACATTCTGTAATTTTATTTCTAATAGAGTCCCATTTTGAGTTGGAGTTAATCCCTCTCACATTTCAACTAAGAATTTTCCAAGCTTTGTTATGTGATTGATTCATGATAAACCACAAGAAAAAAGACCTTATAGGGAGATAACAAAATACCACCCAAAAACAGAGACAAGCTTCCCGGCCATAGCAACCATATTAAGCATATCATCACAGAGGGATGAAAGGAGAGCAGAAAGCTAACAACCACAAAGTTCAGTACTGAATAATAATAAGCAGTCCAGTATAACTGTTTAAGCAGCTGACCAACAACCACAGAGTTCACAAGCCAAAAGAGAGAGAGGTTCCAGTACAACTGATCAGCCCCCAGGAGAAACATCAGCCTCCTCTGTATTTTGCAAAATAAATCCCAAACTAAGCCCTTACCAGGCCACCATTCCCTGACAAAATACACACCAACCCTGACTTCTGCTAGCCACTTACTTCTTGGATTTCTTGTCTGCATCTTTAACAAGATCATCTTTCTTGGATTTGGTCTTTGCCTGCTTTGTTCCTCTAGGTCCAGCAGGTTCCTCAGAGCCTTTCTTCTTGGAGTTGCCAGGAGCAGCCTCACCCACTTCCACAGAGGCGGATTGTGCTTTTTCTTTCTGTCTTGGGCCCAATAGCTATCTTGGAAGCAGTTTTCTTCTTTTTGAGTGCTCCTGCTACCAacttctcttcctctttttgCAGAAAGTCATCCTTACGTTCTTCATGAGGGAGGGTGAGAGAACTGGTGGTTCACTGTCACAAGCCAAACAATTCTTGTCCATGCAGGAATTGGATTTAAAGCCTTTTGTTGTTTTCTTAACCCTGAGGCTTCTTCTGACAGAGGTATCTACTAGGATTTCCTCTTTTTTctgcttctttcttttcttgatAATGATACATTCACTGTGAGGCTGAGCCATACTGTTAATTGGTGAGGAAGGGGGAGTTAGCTCCTCAATAACTGCTTTGCCTTTTTTGTCGTCCAGAGAAGCTTGCAAGGCCTGGGTGCACAACAAAGCCGACTCGGAGGGACACTGTTGAGGAATAGAGAAGATCACACTGCCTTTATCCGAGGGGAAAAAATCTAAAGCTTTGGAAGCCAGAAAGGTGCTTGCCCAGTTGAAGTGAGTTGGAGACAATAAAAGAGTGGTAAAGAAGTTGCTCCATTCAACAGGGATCTTGACAGCAGTCTTATCAGGCTCGTTAAGAATGGATGTTAAGAATGCTTTTCTTCGTGGTGATTTGCATGAGGAAATTTATATGCAACCATCCCAGGTGTTAATGCTCCTTCATAATATGTCTGTCGTCTTCAACGTGCTTTATATGGTCTTAAATAGGCTCCTCGTGCCTGTTTTGAGCGTTTCGTCTCTGCGATACAAGCAGCTGGTTTTACACCTAGTGATCATAATCCTGCCTTATTTATTCATCTCTCTCCATGTGGTTGTACTTTGCTTCTTCTATATCTGGATGATACGTTGATTACAGGCGATGATGCGGAACATATTTCTGTTTTGAAGAAGCAACTTGGTGAGCAATTTGAGATATCAGATTTGGGTCCTCTGAGTTATTTCTTAGGGATTGAAGTTCAGCACTCTCCAAAGAAATATTTTCTCTCTCAATCTAAATACATAGAGGATCTTATTGGTCATTGAGGCATCAGCGACAACCGGACAGCTGCCACGCCTATGGATCTACACCTGCAGCTTCGTCCCACTGATGGTACGCCTCTTGAGGATCCCTCTTCATATCGGCATATTGTGGGCAGTCTTATTTATCTTACTGTCACTAGACCCGATATTGCTCATGATGTCCATATTTTTTATATTGCTCATGCTGTCCATATTTTGAGTCAGTTTGTGAGTGCTCCTACCTCCGTTCATTTTGGACATTTACTTCGTGTGCTGAGATACTTAAGGGGGACCTCATCTCAGTGTTTGTTCGTGATGTCCGCTTCAGCTTCATGCTTACTCGGACTCCACTTGGGCGAGTGACCCAACGGATCATCGTTCCATCACAGGATACTGCATTCTTCTTGGCTCATCTTCTCTTGCATGGAAGTCTAAGAAGCAAGCAGATGTATCTCGGTCTAGTACACAGGCAGAACTTCGAGCATTGGCTACTACTACTTAAGAGATTGTATGGCTTCGATGGTTGTTGGCTGATTTTGGTATTTCATGTGATGCCCCCACGCCTCTTCTTTGTGATAATACAGGAGTCATACAAATTGCCAATAATCCTATGAAGCGTGAACTTACAAAGCATATTGGAGTTGATGCCTTCTTTACTCAGTCTCATTGTCATCAGAAAACCATTGCTCTACATTATGTGCCCTTTGAGCTGTAGTTAGCATATTTCTTTACTAAAGCACAAACTCGAGAGCAACATCGGCTTCACCTAGTCAAACTTAATGCTTCAGATCCTCCACTTCCACCTTGAGTTTGAAGGAGCGTATTAAATATATAAAAGACTCTCTATATACCCAtgaggctctttgccgagtgcctgatattttgcactcggcaaagccctggacactcggcaaaggcctcGTTTCCGGTAGTGTCTATATTCTCATGAGACTCTCTATATTCCTATATGGCTCTCCATAAATAGAGGACCATCTCGACATATTGCTATTCATCTTCTCAGTCCTCCAAGGTTAGTAACAACTGACACCATCAAATGTCTCGAAACCATCTCCCCCAACAAGGTGGGCAGGTAAGCGGAGGCGCTCGCTCCCAGCTGCCGGCGCAGGGGGGGCGGCGCAGCGCAGGAGATGAGTGAAAGAGAACAGGCAGTGGTGTGCTGCGTGAGGTAGAGAGAGGGTTTTAACAGCTAGGGTTTAGGATGGGCTGGTCTTGTTGGGCTTCCGTTTCAACTGGGCTTCCAATTGAGATGTTATAGTCAACCGTATCAGATGGATGTATCGCTAAGTATTGGGCACGTATCACAAATTAAATTATTTATTTTTAAATCAAATTAATCCGATATGCGTATCTGGACGTATCGTGCCATATCATATACGGGTACGTCGACCTTCAAGGCGTATCGGTGATTCGTAGGGATTGCTTCATTCATGTTGCATCAGTTTTATATCCATTGTTCTCTTTCCCTTAACGTATGATGCACAGAACCTCTGGGTTGatttctttttttgaaaaaaaaattctCATGTGATTTAAGGTCGTGAATGCCAGAGATTCTAAATCAGATCTGAGCTCTCAAGGTAAGATCTCAACCATAGGATCTTAACATAAAAATCATAGAAACACAGATTATATTGATGAATAGAATCGTATAATCAAGCCCCTAGATGTAGAATCGTATGACAATTGTCAACCATGCATGCGATGCAGCACATGTCAATAACTAGCTTCTCTCTTTTGTCCCTTCCCTGCGTTTGTATGACAGTAACTTAGGGTAAGAAATATATGATTTTGCTGCTGACATTTCATTTTCTGCGGGAAGTATTTCCTCCAGTACTGGAGCAATTGGTTTTGCATGTTGGCCATGTTGGCCTGTAATACCCTAGATGTTTATAATTCTAAGTAAGAAAatctaaacatagcatcatATAATAATGCAAAATTATTGAAACAGTGCATTTAATTATGTGTGCGCATATGCATAGGTATGAATGTGtatatgcatgtgtatgtatgtgtgtacgTGGGATTTGTTCCTTTTGTATTTATAATATTTTCATGCTCCACCTTTTATGAAAAATATAGCataaaaacacactcatattttagtatCTTACAAAATATACTGCAAACaacatttgcaaattcaaatgttaaacacatgagatgaataggaattcaaattctagtaatcttaaatttaaaataacttctaaactaaagctcaaataaattttgatccaaaatgaaagttgtagatttttaaattttctataaCTTTTATGTTCAAAGTTTTTCAAATTTCTATTCTAAGTTCTaagaaaatttaatttgaatctcgacccttttctctctccctccctttctcttctctcccctcccctgttctatCCCATCGAGAGGCAGCGGCCGTCAGCCACCTGGCCGGCGATGCTTGCCGGCCGCAAGCCACCAAAGGACAGCACCTTGACAGACCCCGGCTGGCCGGCGGCCAAATCTCCCTCACCTACCCCGAATCCACATATGCCCTAGGCGCGCGCCACGCAGCCGTCGATTACCAACGACCAAGCCACGACGCGCCGGCGATGCCGCGCCCTTGCCACGGCCTTGTCCCTGTCGCACCTCCCTCAGCTTGGCCGCGCCCAGcccctcctccccttccctgtgcgcctataaaagggctgcaccAAGCTCTGCTCACACGCGTCCgagtaccaccaccaccgcaCCATTAGCGCCGCCACTCAACCTCGCCGTCGAGCTCCACTTTCCGCTCCACCTCCGCCCAAACCGAGACTCTAAACGGGTCGCCCTCCACCTGCTGGTACTCCCCGACTTACCCACGCCGTCCTCCCTCGCCGAACCGCCGCCACCCATCACCCACACCTCGCTGGAGCTCCTGCTCACAACCGGCAGCTCAACTCCAACCACGCCAGCCCCAACCGAGCACACTAACAGGTTTCCctcgacctcctcgtgctcccccaaccctttcccctcgccgccgactagTTTTCTCGCCGGATTTCAGCCGAGAAACACCCAGCCCCACAtagggactacattgcaatcatcaagttctttttagggtcTTTTCTGCTATATCCAGGGACCTACTGAGAGAACTCGAGTATTTTATTTTCAAGAGGCTGTCAATTGTAAAATTAATctaaaattatagaaaaatacaaactaaaatttattgtgaccctcttgatgaatcctacaacttttgcaCAGAAGGATGACCAGTTACAAActataacttgatctaaaattaatcttattttaaaagagcccataaatgtatctcttgattTAGGATAGTACTGTGAATGATTTTTGGACTGCAAGCTGGTCTCTTCTTGTtaagacttgtgtaaaaatcttAAGACCAGAACATGGCTCTACATGTAGTTTTTGTTGGAccttgtttgatgtgctattttgctagagttacCTGTTCACGCTATTCTATTGATATGTTAGAAATTTTTACAGTAGAGTAATCTTGATGTATAAATGCTATGGATAAAGTTTGGAAGTTTTTACTtctgtctaacttgctcatatgtttTTAGTTAAGCAAAACTATATTAAAACAAAGTAACTAGTTCTatgcttagaaaaataagaaattttaaccagagactacctttgagtagattatcatgttggaaaagtttgagataTAGAAACTTTGTGAAAGTGTctgtagaaataaatc is part of the Panicum hallii strain FIL2 chromosome 2, PHallii_v3.1, whole genome shotgun sequence genome and encodes:
- the LOC112882736 gene encoding putative disease resistance protein RGA3 translates to MACGAQMMIDVHSLKQMFTSCNAETESVIIVTTHNEQIAQHMSTLPLYRLAPMIEGDHCSDIFVSALRGRNSLFPRYRKEIISRCQGIPLVADFLGSVVRTGGWDQRAVWENARDKDLWKLEEDYATTLSKELTLFAPFKLMFYNIPHGLRLCFAYCSVFPKGSRIHKRKLIQQWISLTMVEPATPWVCYSRNECTEHHKATKVYLSPSGR